From Carassius auratus strain Wakin chromosome 1, ASM336829v1, whole genome shotgun sequence, the proteins below share one genomic window:
- the LOC113105365 gene encoding ras-associated and pleckstrin homology domains-containing protein 1-like isoform X2: MEQVSDEELDHAAEEDSDKEDQDLDQMFGTWLGELDKLTQSLDDGRPEKMQKAPLRQETNLANFSYRFSMYNINEAINQGETVDLDALMADLCSIEQELSTIGKPMSKTSDGKSRQRPTGRSASTKHTGGGSSGGSTSSSTRASPASTVRAGSSQSRPLASNISLDDITAQLERASLSMDEAARQTSQSSSSSSSSYSSATLSHPTSHTHHRRTGSVGTVSDQEVHSIGHSSRSSINSASASSMDSLDIRGQENEVQSQNQNQSQTSTEHVSLRRANGKATRRHLDFTSQEGEVDQSTEEQAAKAKAEKIRVALEKIKEAQVKKLVIRVHMSDESSKTMMVDERQMVRQVLDSLLDKSHCGYSPDWALVETIPELQMERIFEDHENLVENLLNWTRDSQNKLMFIERIEKYALFKNPQNYLLGRKESSEMADRNKEALLEECFCGSSVSVPEIEGVLWLKEDGKKSWKKRYFLLRASGIYFVPKGKAKASRDLVCFLQLDHVNVYYGQEYRSKFKAPTDYCLVLKHPQIQKKSQYIKYLCCDDVRTLHQWVNGIRIAKYGKQLYVNYQEAMKRTEAAYDWSSLSSTSIKSETSSVSTPESQSHSSQADSGMSDGTSSSHARSQSVVSSIFSEAWKRGTQIEESTRTRPESIRSTHSSHSSHSSHRVPQQQLSHPQQQSHPYSVPLSHGSVNQAPTQAQVPPQATPAPQPPTPPPPPPPPPISNIPHHATPTVFAKYSTITRLQNATQATIHHKPQTVVQQQVPPVPLASKPQSNNVPPGANIPPPPPPPPPAPMPPPGSAMAVLKLGPPAPATVLQSYPPPSPSSPPPPSPIMPMQTQPLPLSPPIMPMQTQPLPPPPPIMSLQSQPLPPPPSIMSLQSQPLPPPPSIMPVQSQPLPPPPPIMPVQSQPLPPPPSIMPVQSQPLPSPQPLVPIQSQPLPPPQPIVPIQSQPFPPPPPPLQANGLSPPPPPFTVQATFISNGHNQVLAHKFPSVPQDVIPPANQIHYPPPPPPPPSAPTLPPQQHAAPNPPPPPPPPPPPSATMQLPIHPAVMPKTFTGGFPPLTAPKPSYGILPASPVAPSPQTPVPPPPPPPPPPLPNAPLKNQPPPTLPKQHSISKTRQTSSVPSLVKQLASQFPVASPATTNQTESQSHKAPQSPPAVKAKPKWQAVGQGQQQQRSPEFPLPPPESTLVFPSPATPTPPPPPPLPMSGSPIRKSPSGSSAGVKKPPLPPPESTLAFPSPPTPPPPPPPPPPPPLPMSGSPIRKSPSGSSAGVKKPPPTPQRNISAKYNASVDNQESCRNLVSKFNPSSASSTTTSNSSTSKDLSTSPRAPPKPGKLNLANLPLVLQNKLNQNHQSTADFPSPPPPENYIFPPPPQESDLPPPPPLPGDPNGLSPKVAVVNPQPQSTWGKSSMKKTQPQASVHCNNTFRESPSLSPPSIQGGPVPPSSKGTTQPNFLEDLNKTLKRKSLRVSGDKVDPLTTMDDMALPPPPPELLHDQLRHSGSGYMSGNISGYATLRRGPPPAPPKRDHSTKLTN, translated from the exons AGTTTGGATGATGGGCGTCCAGAGAAAATGCAGAAAGCTCCACTCAGACAGGAAACAAATCTTGCCAACTTCTCCTACCGTTTCTCTATGTACAACATCAACG AAGCCATTAACCAAGGTGAGACAGTGGACCTGGACGCCCTCATGGCTGACCTGTGTTCAATAGAACAAGAGCTCAGCACTATCGGCAAACCCATGAGCAAGACCTCAGATGGCAAATCTAGACAAAGACCCACAGGCCGCTCGGCCAGCACCAAACACACCGGAGGGGGCAGCAGCGGAGGAAGCACCAGCAGCAGCACCAGAGCTTCTCCTGCTTCCACCGTACGCGCTGGCAGCAGCCAATCACGACCCCTGGCCTCCAACATCTCCCTGGATGACATCACCGCTCAGCTAGAAAGGGCCTCCCTGAGCATGGACGAGGCAGCAAGGCAGACTTCTCAATCATCCtcgtcatcctcctcctcatatTCATCTGCAACTCTGTCTCACCCGACTTCTCACACACATCATCGCCGCACAGGATCGGTTGGTACGGTCAGTGACCAGGAAGTGCACTCGATCGGTCATTCATCCAGGTCGAGCATCAATTCTGCCTCGGCATCCAGCATGGACTCACTGGACATCCGAGGGCAGGAGAATGAGGTGCAGTCACAGAATCAGAACCAAAGCCAGACTAGCACAgag CATGTCTCACTGCGAAGGGCCAATGGTAAAGCTACCAGACGGCATCTTGACTTCACCTCACAGGAGGGGGAGGTGGATCAAAGTACT GAGGAGCAGGCGGCCAAAGCGAAGGCTGAGAAAATCCGTGTGGCACTAGAGAAAATTAAAGAAGCCCAGGTGAAAAAG CTGGTGATACGTGTACACATGTCAGATGAGAGTTCAAAGACCATGATGGTGGATGAGAGGCAGATGGTCAGGCAGGTGCTGGACAGTCTGCTGGATAAATCTCACTGCGGTTACAGTCCAGACTGGGCTCTGGTTGAAACCATCCCTGAGCTACAGATGG agagaaTTTTTGAAGACCATGAGAACCTGGTGGAGAACTTGCTCAACTGGACCAGAGACAGCCAAAACAAACTCATGTTCATTGAACGGATTGAAAAGTATGCACTTTTCAAAAATCCACAG AACTATTTACTTGGGAGGAAGGAGTCCTCTGAGATGGCAGACAGAAACAAGGAGGCATTGCTGGAG GAATGTTTTTGTGGAAGCTCAGTGTCTGTTCCTGAAATCGAGGGAGTGTTGTGGTTGAAGGAGGATGGCAAAAAGTCTTGGAAGAAGCGCTACTTTCTTCTGAGGGCATCTGGCATCTATTTTGTGCCAAAGGGCAAAGCCAAG GCTTCAAGGGATTTGGTGTGCTTCCTGCAGTTGGACcatgttaatgtttattatgGTCAGGAATACCGGAGCAAGTTCAAGGCCCCCACCGACTACTGCCTGGTCCTCAAG CACCCTCAGATCCAGAAGAAGTCACAGTATATCAAATACTTATGCTGTGATGATGTCAGAACTCTACACCAATGGGTCAATGGCATTCGTATTGCTAAG tatggGAAGCAATTGTATGTGAACTATCAGGAAGCCATGAAGCGCACTGAGGCTGCCTATGACTGGTCTTCTCTCTCCAGCACCAGCATCAAGTCAGAAACAAGCTCAGTCAGTACACCTG AGTCACAGTCACACTCCAGCCAGGCAGACAGTGGTATGTCAGATGGTACTTCATCCTCCCATGCCCGCTCCCAGAGTGTAGTCAGTTCAATCTTCTCTGAGGCATGGAAGAGAGGGACTCAAATAGAGGAGAGCACAAGG ACAAGGCCAGAATCAATCCGTTCTACCCATTCAAGCCATAGCAGCCATTCTTCTCATCGTGTGCCTCAACAGCAGCTTTCACACCCACAGCAACAGTCACATCCATATTCAGTTCCACTGTCACATGGAAGTGTCAATCAGGCACCGACACAGGCACAAGTACCACCCCAGGCAACTCCAGCCCCACAACCACCTACTCCACCACCCCCTCCACCCCCTCCTCCAATTTCCAATATCCCCCACCATGCCACACCTACAGTGTTCGCCAAATACAGCACAATCACTCGGCTTCAGAATGCCACTCAGGCCACAATTCACCACAAGCCTCAGACTGTAGTACAGCAGCAAGTGCCACCTGTCCCACTGGCCTCCAAACCACAATCAAACAATGTTCCACCAGGGGCTAATATCCCaccccctcctcctccacctccacctgccCCAATGCCTCCACCTGGATCAGCTATGGCTGTTTTGAAACTTGGTCCTCCAGCCCCAGCAACAGTTCTTCAGTCCTACCCTCCTCCTTCCCCCTCATCTCCACCACCTCCTTCTCCCATAATGCCCATGCAGACACAGCCTCTACCACTTTCACCTCCCATTATGCCAATGCAAACACAGCCTTTACCACCTCCTCCTCCCATAATGTCCTTGCAGTCACAGCCTTTACCACCTCCTCCTTCCATAATGTCCTTGCAGTCACAGCCTTTACCACCTCCTCCTTCCATAATGCCTGTGCAGTCACAGCCTTTACCACCTCCTCCTCCCATAATGCCTGTGCAGTCACAGCCTTTACCACCTCCTCCGTCCATAATGCCTGTGCAGTCACAGCCTTTACCATCTCCTCAACCCTTAGTGCCAATCCAGTCACAACCCCTGCCACCTCCTCAACCCATAGTGCCAATCCAGTCACAGCCATTCCCACCTCCTCCACCCCCTCTGCAGGCTAATGGCCTTTCCCCTCCTCCGCCTCCCTTTACAGTACAGGCAACTTTCATATCCAATGGACACAATCAGGTCCTTGCCCACAAATTTCCCAGTGTACCCCAGGATGTAATACCACCAGCCAATCAGATCCATTatcctccacctccaccaccgCCACCATCAGCACCTACACTCCCTCCTCAACAGCATGCAGCTCCAAATCCACCACCACCgcctcctcctccaccacctccatcAGCTACTATGCAGCTGCCGATTCATCCTGCAGTTATGCCCAAAACTTTCACTGGTGGATTTCCACCCCTGACAGCACCAAAACCTTCGTATGGCATTCTTCCAGCATCCCCAGTGGCTCCATCACCTCAAACTCCAGTACCACCACCTCCcccaccaccacctcctcctctACCTAATGCACCACTGAAGAACCAACCCCCACCTACACTACCCAAGCAACACAGCATCTCCAAGACACGCCAAACCTCTTCAGTGCCATCTCTGGTTAAGCAGCTTGCTAGCCAGTTTCCTGTTGCATCTCCTGCAACGACCAATCAAACTGAGTCTCAAAGTCACAAAGCTCCCCAGTCCCCACCTGCAGTGAAGGCTAAACCAAAATGGCAGGCTGTAGGTCAAGGCCAGCAGCAACAGAGGTCACCTGAATTTCCACTGCCGCCTCCAGAGAGTACCCTTGTCTTTCCTTCACCTGCAACTCCgacaccaccacctcctcctcctcttcctatGTCAGGCTCCCCTATCAGGAAATCCCCCTCTGGCTCATCTGCAGGGGTCAAGAAACCTCCACTGCCTCCTCCAGAGAGTACCCTTGCTTTTCCTTCACCCCCAACTCCgccaccaccacctcctcctcctcctcctcctcctcttcctatGTCAGGCTCCCCTATCAGGAAATCCCCCTCTGGCTCATCTGCAGGGGTCAAGAAACCTCCACCGACTCCTCAACGCAACATCAGTGCAAAGTACAATGCCTCTGTGGACAACCAGGAGTCCTGCAGGAACTTGGTGAGCAAGTTTAACCCCAGTTCTGCTTCATCTACAACAACCTCTAATAGCTCAACCTCCAAGGATCTTTCCACAAGTCCCCGTGCACCCCCTAAACCAGGGAAGCTCAATCTGGCAAATCTTCCTTTGGTTTTGCAGAATAAATTAAATCAGAACCACCAATCGACTGCAGACTTCCCATCCCCTCCACCCCCAGAAAATTACATCTTCCCCCCTCCCCCACAGGAGTCTGACCTTCCTCCACCACCACCCCTTCCAGGTGATCCAAATGGTTTGTCTCCAAAGGTGGCTGTGGTCAATCCTCAGCCCCAGTCTACTTGGGGCAAGAGTTCCATGAAGAAGACACAACCTCAAGCATCAGTTCACTGTAACAATACTTTTAGGGAGTCTCCATCCCTCTCACCACCTTCCATACAAGGGGGCCCTGTTCCTCCTTCTTCCAAAGGCACCACACAGCCAAACTTCTTGGAGGACCTTAATAAGACACTGAAACGGAAGTCCTTACGAGTCTCTGGAGACAAAGTGGACCCTCTGACCACAATGGATGACATGGCTTTGCCACCACCTCCACCTGAACTTCTGCATGATCAATTGAGACACAGTGGTAGTGGCTATATGTCCGGGAATATCTCAGGCTATGCAACGCTACGGCGAGGGCCGCCTCCTGCCCCTCCCAAGCGGGACCACAGCACCAAACTAACAAACTAG
- the LOC113105365 gene encoding ras-associated and pleckstrin homology domains-containing protein 1-like isoform X3, with product MEQVSDEELDHAAEEDSDKEDQDLDQMFGTWLGELDKLTQSLDDGRPEKMQKAPLRQETNLANFSYRFSMYNINEAINQGETVDLDALMADLCSIEQELSTIGKPMSKTSDGKSRQRPTGRSASTKHTGGGSSGGSTSSSTRASPASTVRAGSSQSRPLASNISLDDITAQLERASLSMDEAARQTSQSSSSSSSSYSSATLSHPTSHTHHRRTGSVGTVSDQEVHSIGHSSRSSINSASASSMDSLDIRGQENEVQSQNQNQSQTSTEHSYLDRETSLILKNIAGKPSHLLTKEEQAAKAKAEKIRVALEKIKEAQVKKLVIRVHMSDESSKTMMVDERQMVRQVLDSLLDKSHCGYSPDWALVETIPELQMERIFEDHENLVENLLNWTRDSQNKLMFIERIEKYALFKNPQNYLLGRKESSEMADRNKEALLEECFCGSSVSVPEIEGVLWLKEDGKKSWKKRYFLLRASGIYFVPKGKAKASRDLVCFLQLDHVNVYYGQEYRSKFKAPTDYCLVLKHPQIQKKSQYIKYLCCDDVRTLHQWVNGIRIAKYGKQLYVNYQEAMKRTEAAYDWSSLSSTSIKSETSSVSTPESQSHSSQADSGMSDGTSSSHARSQSVVSSIFSEAWKRGTQIEESTRTRPESIRSTHSSHSSHSSHRVPQQQLSHPQQQSHPYSVPLSHGSVNQAPTQAQVPPQATPAPQPPTPPPPPPPPPISNIPHHATPTVFAKYSTITRLQNATQATIHHKPQTVVQQQVPPVPLASKPQSNNVPPGANIPPPPPPPPPAPMPPPGSAMAVLKLGPPAPATVLQSYPPPSPSSPPPPSPIMPMQTQPLPLSPPIMPMQTQPLPPPPPIMSLQSQPLPPPPSIMSLQSQPLPPPPSIMPVQSQPLPPPPPIMPVQSQPLPPPPSIMPVQSQPLPSPQPLVPIQSQPLPPPQPIVPIQSQPFPPPPPPLQANGLSPPPPPFTVQATFISNGHNQVLAHKFPSVPQDVIPPANQIHYPPPPPPPPSAPTLPPQQHAAPNPPPPPPPPPPPSATMQLPIHPAVMPKTFTGGFPPLTAPKPSYGILPASPVAPSPQTPVPPPPPPPPPPLPNAPLKNQPPPTLPKQHSISKTRQTSSVPSLVKQLASQFPVASPATTNQTESQSHKAPQSPPAVKAKPKWQAVGQGQQQQRSPEFPLPPPESTLVFPSPATPTPPPPPPLPMSGSPIRKSPSGSSAGVKKPPLPPPESTLAFPSPPTPPPPPPPPPPPPLPMSGSPIRKSPSGSSAGVKKPPPTPQRNISAKYNASVDNQESCRNLVSKFNPSSASSTTTSNSSTSKDLSTSPRAPPKPGKLNLANLPLVLQNKLNQNHQSTADFPSPPPPENYIFPPPPQESDLPPPPPLPGDPNGLSPKVAVVNPQPQSTWGKSSMKKTQPQASVHCNNTFRESPSLSPPSIQGGPVPPSSKGTTQPNFLEDLNKTLKRKSLRVSGDKVDPLTTMDDMALPPPPPELLHDQLRHSGSGYMSGNISGYATLRRGPPPAPPKRDHSTKLTN from the exons AGTTTGGATGATGGGCGTCCAGAGAAAATGCAGAAAGCTCCACTCAGACAGGAAACAAATCTTGCCAACTTCTCCTACCGTTTCTCTATGTACAACATCAACG AAGCCATTAACCAAGGTGAGACAGTGGACCTGGACGCCCTCATGGCTGACCTGTGTTCAATAGAACAAGAGCTCAGCACTATCGGCAAACCCATGAGCAAGACCTCAGATGGCAAATCTAGACAAAGACCCACAGGCCGCTCGGCCAGCACCAAACACACCGGAGGGGGCAGCAGCGGAGGAAGCACCAGCAGCAGCACCAGAGCTTCTCCTGCTTCCACCGTACGCGCTGGCAGCAGCCAATCACGACCCCTGGCCTCCAACATCTCCCTGGATGACATCACCGCTCAGCTAGAAAGGGCCTCCCTGAGCATGGACGAGGCAGCAAGGCAGACTTCTCAATCATCCtcgtcatcctcctcctcatatTCATCTGCAACTCTGTCTCACCCGACTTCTCACACACATCATCGCCGCACAGGATCGGTTGGTACGGTCAGTGACCAGGAAGTGCACTCGATCGGTCATTCATCCAGGTCGAGCATCAATTCTGCCTCGGCATCCAGCATGGACTCACTGGACATCCGAGGGCAGGAGAATGAGGTGCAGTCACAGAATCAGAACCAAAGCCAGACTAGCACAgag CACTCGTATCTGGACAGGGAGACCTCTCTGATTCTGAAAAACATTGCAGGAAAACCCTCTCACCTGCTGACCAAG GAGGAGCAGGCGGCCAAAGCGAAGGCTGAGAAAATCCGTGTGGCACTAGAGAAAATTAAAGAAGCCCAGGTGAAAAAG CTGGTGATACGTGTACACATGTCAGATGAGAGTTCAAAGACCATGATGGTGGATGAGAGGCAGATGGTCAGGCAGGTGCTGGACAGTCTGCTGGATAAATCTCACTGCGGTTACAGTCCAGACTGGGCTCTGGTTGAAACCATCCCTGAGCTACAGATGG agagaaTTTTTGAAGACCATGAGAACCTGGTGGAGAACTTGCTCAACTGGACCAGAGACAGCCAAAACAAACTCATGTTCATTGAACGGATTGAAAAGTATGCACTTTTCAAAAATCCACAG AACTATTTACTTGGGAGGAAGGAGTCCTCTGAGATGGCAGACAGAAACAAGGAGGCATTGCTGGAG GAATGTTTTTGTGGAAGCTCAGTGTCTGTTCCTGAAATCGAGGGAGTGTTGTGGTTGAAGGAGGATGGCAAAAAGTCTTGGAAGAAGCGCTACTTTCTTCTGAGGGCATCTGGCATCTATTTTGTGCCAAAGGGCAAAGCCAAG GCTTCAAGGGATTTGGTGTGCTTCCTGCAGTTGGACcatgttaatgtttattatgGTCAGGAATACCGGAGCAAGTTCAAGGCCCCCACCGACTACTGCCTGGTCCTCAAG CACCCTCAGATCCAGAAGAAGTCACAGTATATCAAATACTTATGCTGTGATGATGTCAGAACTCTACACCAATGGGTCAATGGCATTCGTATTGCTAAG tatggGAAGCAATTGTATGTGAACTATCAGGAAGCCATGAAGCGCACTGAGGCTGCCTATGACTGGTCTTCTCTCTCCAGCACCAGCATCAAGTCAGAAACAAGCTCAGTCAGTACACCTG AGTCACAGTCACACTCCAGCCAGGCAGACAGTGGTATGTCAGATGGTACTTCATCCTCCCATGCCCGCTCCCAGAGTGTAGTCAGTTCAATCTTCTCTGAGGCATGGAAGAGAGGGACTCAAATAGAGGAGAGCACAAGG ACAAGGCCAGAATCAATCCGTTCTACCCATTCAAGCCATAGCAGCCATTCTTCTCATCGTGTGCCTCAACAGCAGCTTTCACACCCACAGCAACAGTCACATCCATATTCAGTTCCACTGTCACATGGAAGTGTCAATCAGGCACCGACACAGGCACAAGTACCACCCCAGGCAACTCCAGCCCCACAACCACCTACTCCACCACCCCCTCCACCCCCTCCTCCAATTTCCAATATCCCCCACCATGCCACACCTACAGTGTTCGCCAAATACAGCACAATCACTCGGCTTCAGAATGCCACTCAGGCCACAATTCACCACAAGCCTCAGACTGTAGTACAGCAGCAAGTGCCACCTGTCCCACTGGCCTCCAAACCACAATCAAACAATGTTCCACCAGGGGCTAATATCCCaccccctcctcctccacctccacctgccCCAATGCCTCCACCTGGATCAGCTATGGCTGTTTTGAAACTTGGTCCTCCAGCCCCAGCAACAGTTCTTCAGTCCTACCCTCCTCCTTCCCCCTCATCTCCACCACCTCCTTCTCCCATAATGCCCATGCAGACACAGCCTCTACCACTTTCACCTCCCATTATGCCAATGCAAACACAGCCTTTACCACCTCCTCCTCCCATAATGTCCTTGCAGTCACAGCCTTTACCACCTCCTCCTTCCATAATGTCCTTGCAGTCACAGCCTTTACCACCTCCTCCTTCCATAATGCCTGTGCAGTCACAGCCTTTACCACCTCCTCCTCCCATAATGCCTGTGCAGTCACAGCCTTTACCACCTCCTCCGTCCATAATGCCTGTGCAGTCACAGCCTTTACCATCTCCTCAACCCTTAGTGCCAATCCAGTCACAACCCCTGCCACCTCCTCAACCCATAGTGCCAATCCAGTCACAGCCATTCCCACCTCCTCCACCCCCTCTGCAGGCTAATGGCCTTTCCCCTCCTCCGCCTCCCTTTACAGTACAGGCAACTTTCATATCCAATGGACACAATCAGGTCCTTGCCCACAAATTTCCCAGTGTACCCCAGGATGTAATACCACCAGCCAATCAGATCCATTatcctccacctccaccaccgCCACCATCAGCACCTACACTCCCTCCTCAACAGCATGCAGCTCCAAATCCACCACCACCgcctcctcctccaccacctccatcAGCTACTATGCAGCTGCCGATTCATCCTGCAGTTATGCCCAAAACTTTCACTGGTGGATTTCCACCCCTGACAGCACCAAAACCTTCGTATGGCATTCTTCCAGCATCCCCAGTGGCTCCATCACCTCAAACTCCAGTACCACCACCTCCcccaccaccacctcctcctctACCTAATGCACCACTGAAGAACCAACCCCCACCTACACTACCCAAGCAACACAGCATCTCCAAGACACGCCAAACCTCTTCAGTGCCATCTCTGGTTAAGCAGCTTGCTAGCCAGTTTCCTGTTGCATCTCCTGCAACGACCAATCAAACTGAGTCTCAAAGTCACAAAGCTCCCCAGTCCCCACCTGCAGTGAAGGCTAAACCAAAATGGCAGGCTGTAGGTCAAGGCCAGCAGCAACAGAGGTCACCTGAATTTCCACTGCCGCCTCCAGAGAGTACCCTTGTCTTTCCTTCACCTGCAACTCCgacaccaccacctcctcctcctcttcctatGTCAGGCTCCCCTATCAGGAAATCCCCCTCTGGCTCATCTGCAGGGGTCAAGAAACCTCCACTGCCTCCTCCAGAGAGTACCCTTGCTTTTCCTTCACCCCCAACTCCgccaccaccacctcctcctcctcctcctcctcctcttcctatGTCAGGCTCCCCTATCAGGAAATCCCCCTCTGGCTCATCTGCAGGGGTCAAGAAACCTCCACCGACTCCTCAACGCAACATCAGTGCAAAGTACAATGCCTCTGTGGACAACCAGGAGTCCTGCAGGAACTTGGTGAGCAAGTTTAACCCCAGTTCTGCTTCATCTACAACAACCTCTAATAGCTCAACCTCCAAGGATCTTTCCACAAGTCCCCGTGCACCCCCTAAACCAGGGAAGCTCAATCTGGCAAATCTTCCTTTGGTTTTGCAGAATAAATTAAATCAGAACCACCAATCGACTGCAGACTTCCCATCCCCTCCACCCCCAGAAAATTACATCTTCCCCCCTCCCCCACAGGAGTCTGACCTTCCTCCACCACCACCCCTTCCAGGTGATCCAAATGGTTTGTCTCCAAAGGTGGCTGTGGTCAATCCTCAGCCCCAGTCTACTTGGGGCAAGAGTTCCATGAAGAAGACACAACCTCAAGCATCAGTTCACTGTAACAATACTTTTAGGGAGTCTCCATCCCTCTCACCACCTTCCATACAAGGGGGCCCTGTTCCTCCTTCTTCCAAAGGCACCACACAGCCAAACTTCTTGGAGGACCTTAATAAGACACTGAAACGGAAGTCCTTACGAGTCTCTGGAGACAAAGTGGACCCTCTGACCACAATGGATGACATGGCTTTGCCACCACCTCCACCTGAACTTCTGCATGATCAATTGAGACACAGTGGTAGTGGCTATATGTCCGGGAATATCTCAGGCTATGCAACGCTACGGCGAGGGCCGCCTCCTGCCCCTCCCAAGCGGGACCACAGCACCAAACTAACAAACTAG